A genome region from Luteimonas galliterrae includes the following:
- the nudC gene encoding NAD(+) diphosphatase, with protein sequence MPRPDERDPQPTFAFSDPGPDRADHLRDDPAALAERWAAGKVLLIDNEGQAAVDADRALLATDGATLDYAVAQPVFLGLSGEQAWFAARTTEVDTDAAPRIDLRSAAALWPAFEASLFAQARAVLHWQGRHRHCSVCGGAIEFQRGGWLGRCAACAAEHYPRTDPAVIVAITDGERLLLGRQASWPARRYSTLAGFVEPGESLEQTVAREVLEESGVRVRSSRYLASQPWPFPGSLMLGFMAQAEPDEPRASDELEDARWFTHDEIGAALRGETGDEGLLVSPSISISRWLIEQWHAHAGAARPR encoded by the coding sequence ATGCCCAGGCCTGACGAACGCGATCCGCAACCCACTTTCGCCTTCTCCGACCCGGGCCCGGACCGTGCCGACCACCTCCGCGACGATCCCGCCGCCCTCGCCGAACGATGGGCCGCCGGCAAAGTGCTGCTGATCGATAACGAAGGCCAGGCCGCGGTCGACGCCGATCGCGCCCTGCTGGCCACCGATGGCGCAACGCTCGATTACGCCGTCGCGCAACCCGTCTTCCTCGGCCTAAGCGGCGAGCAAGCCTGGTTCGCCGCCCGCACCACCGAAGTCGATACCGACGCCGCGCCGCGCATCGACCTGCGCAGCGCCGCCGCCTTGTGGCCGGCGTTCGAAGCCAGCCTGTTCGCGCAGGCGCGCGCGGTGCTGCATTGGCAGGGGCGGCACCGCCATTGCAGCGTTTGCGGCGGCGCGATCGAATTCCAGCGCGGCGGCTGGCTCGGCCGCTGCGCCGCCTGCGCCGCCGAACACTACCCGCGCACCGATCCGGCCGTGATCGTGGCGATCACCGACGGCGAACGGTTGCTGCTCGGCCGCCAGGCCTCATGGCCCGCGCGCCGCTATTCGACTTTGGCCGGCTTCGTCGAACCCGGCGAATCGCTGGAGCAGACCGTGGCGCGCGAAGTGCTGGAGGAAAGCGGCGTGCGCGTGCGCAGCAGCCGTTACCTCGCCTCGCAGCCGTGGCCGTTTCCCGGCTCGCTGATGCTGGGCTTCATGGCGCAGGCCGAACCCGACGAACCGCGCGCCAGCGACGAACTCGAGGACGCGCGCTGGTTCACGCACGACGAGATCGGCGCGGCCTTGCGCGGCGAGACCGGCGACGAGGGCCTGCTGGTGTCGCCGTCGATATCGATCTCGCGCTGGCTGATCGAACAGTGGCACGCGCATGCCGGCGCCGCGCGGCCGCGCTAG
- the erpA gene encoding iron-sulfur cluster insertion protein ErpA, giving the protein METAAAPVSPNYQQLDAPLLFTQAAAAKVRELVREEGNEALKLRVYIQGGGCSGFQYGFEFDEQQADDDLAIATDGVTLLVDPLSLQYLMGAQVDYSESLHGAQFVIRNPNAKSTCGCGSSFTV; this is encoded by the coding sequence ATGGAAACCGCTGCCGCTCCCGTTTCGCCGAATTACCAGCAGCTCGACGCGCCGTTGCTGTTCACCCAGGCCGCCGCCGCCAAGGTGCGCGAGCTGGTGCGCGAGGAAGGCAACGAGGCGCTGAAATTGCGCGTCTATATCCAAGGCGGCGGTTGTTCGGGCTTCCAGTACGGTTTCGAATTCGACGAGCAGCAGGCCGACGACGATCTGGCCATCGCTACGGACGGCGTGACCCTGCTGGTCGATCCGTTGAGCCTGCAATACCTGATGGGCGCGCAGGTCGATTACAGCGAAAGCCTGCACGGTGCGCAGTTCGTGATCCGCAATCCCAACGCCAAGAGCACCTGCGGTTGCGGCAGCAGCTTCACGGTCTGA
- a CDS encoding bactofilin family protein, protein MFDRDKERIKRAQRAGRVDTLIGEKVVIRGDISFSGGLYLEGRVHGSISAQDPGAVLTLADNGYVEGEVRAPVVVINGELRGDVHSSERVELAGNARVLGNIHYKVVEMAAGAAISGRLLHAETPVVASVPEPEYAPERPILLNTAAA, encoded by the coding sequence ATGTTCGATCGCGACAAAGAGCGCATCAAGCGCGCGCAGCGCGCCGGCCGGGTCGATACCCTGATCGGCGAGAAGGTCGTCATCCGCGGCGACATCAGCTTCAGCGGTGGCCTGTACCTGGAAGGCCGCGTGCACGGTTCGATCAGCGCACAGGATCCGGGCGCGGTGCTGACCCTGGCCGACAACGGCTACGTCGAAGGCGAAGTGCGCGCGCCGGTGGTGGTCATCAACGGCGAGTTGCGCGGCGACGTGCATTCCAGCGAGCGGGTCGAGCTGGCCGGCAATGCGCGCGTGCTGGGCAACATCCACTACAAGGTGGTGGAAATGGCCGCCGGCGCGGCGATCAGCGGCCGCCTGCTGCACGCGGAAACGCCGGTGGTGGCGTCCGTACCGGAGCCGGAATACGCGCCCGAGCGCCCGATCCTGCTGAATACGGCCGCAGCGTGA
- a CDS encoding DUF6776 family protein, with the protein MSSQTPDPRFVIVPARRHGWLWAGLIAAFWLASLAALWWFAGAGKAGSAAPTAASPAQTAQAQQQLATLQMSDRISRQANRELQQTLAEREEEIAGLRADVAFYERLVGATGQRKGLNVHEILMRRDNDGSWRYTATLTQNINRGAVTKGDLTLSVEGTRDGKLVRLDWGQLLQKPQAPPQRFEFRYFQRLEGSVLLPQGFVPGRVIARVRADGGGSAEQAFAWDAATAETTQ; encoded by the coding sequence ATGAGCTCTCAAACCCCCGATCCGCGCTTCGTCATCGTCCCCGCTCGCCGTCACGGCTGGCTCTGGGCGGGCCTGATCGCAGCGTTCTGGCTGGCTTCGCTGGCGGCCCTGTGGTGGTTCGCCGGCGCCGGAAAGGCCGGCAGCGCCGCGCCGACAGCCGCCTCGCCGGCCCAAACCGCGCAGGCGCAGCAGCAATTGGCCACGCTGCAGATGTCCGACCGCATCAGCCGCCAGGCCAATCGCGAACTGCAGCAGACCCTGGCCGAACGCGAGGAGGAAATCGCCGGCCTGCGCGCCGACGTGGCCTTCTACGAGCGCTTGGTGGGCGCCACGGGCCAGCGCAAGGGCTTGAACGTGCACGAGATCCTGATGCGCCGCGACAACGACGGCAGCTGGCGCTACACGGCCACGCTGACCCAGAACATCAATCGAGGCGCTGTCACTAAAGGTGACCTGACTCTCAGCGTGGAGGGCACGCGCGATGGCAAACTGGTCCGGCTGGATTGGGGGCAACTGCTGCAGAAGCCGCAGGCGCCGCCGCAGCGTTTCGAGTTCCGGTATTTCCAGAGGCTCGAAGGCAGCGTGCTGCTGCCGCAGGGGTTCGTGCCCGGACGAGTGATCGCCCGCGTCCGGGCCGATGGCGGCGGCAGCGCCGAGCAGGCGTTCGCATGGGACGCCGCCACGGCGGAAACCACTCAGTAA
- a CDS encoding DUF4126 domain-containing protein, with protein MSEAHLFAIGVLLAWLAGIRVYLTVFGVGLAGFLGWLELPQALQATQSPWVLGVSGALAAAEFFADKIPGVDSVWDLLHTLLRVPVGAFLAAAALSPNGELGAGMLATGAGVALTSHLLKSGSRALLNTSPEPVSNWTASVTEDAAVIGGLALAFSHPWLALAIVVGLTVLFALLVWWLWRKLFRRAPKAQPG; from the coding sequence ATGTCCGAAGCCCATCTGTTCGCGATCGGCGTCCTGCTGGCCTGGCTGGCCGGCATCCGCGTCTACCTGACCGTGTTCGGCGTCGGCCTGGCCGGCTTCCTGGGCTGGCTGGAACTGCCGCAGGCGCTGCAGGCGACGCAATCGCCGTGGGTGCTGGGCGTCTCCGGCGCGCTCGCCGCGGCCGAATTTTTCGCCGACAAGATTCCCGGCGTCGACTCGGTCTGGGACTTGCTTCACACATTGCTGCGCGTGCCGGTCGGCGCGTTCCTGGCGGCGGCCGCGCTGTCGCCCAACGGCGAGCTCGGGGCGGGCATGCTGGCTACCGGCGCCGGTGTGGCCTTGACCAGCCATCTGCTGAAATCCGGATCGCGTGCGCTGCTTAACACTTCGCCCGAACCGGTGAGCAATTGGACCGCGTCGGTGACCGAAGACGCGGCCGTGATCGGCGGCCTGGCGCTGGCGTTCTCGCATCCGTGGCTGGCGCTGGCGATCGTGGTCGGGCTGACCGTGCTTTTCGCCTTGCTGGTGTGGTGGTTATGGCGCAAATTGTTCCGCCGCGCGCCCAAGGCGCAACCGGGGTAA
- a CDS encoding EAL domain-containing protein gives MTVEAIRHPRRAETPPPQHWRRWGADAPAFEPVIADVPAVESATTQAKTAPAYPDPGLTIIPQDPAGPFRVLIAEDDPSQAKFAEGVLAGTGMQTLIVDKPADVIAAMEKFRPDLVLMDLHMPGLDGLAITNRIRAHERLMHTPVVFLTGDPDPERQYEVLAGGADDFLNKPIRPRHLVAAVLSRVQRARRLAQNRAAPTQAPSANPLTGLLERSDLIALIGNALSAEPRQGTLVFAEIAGAERLRERLGYAAYEALMIDAGRHVQSLAEECSVARLNDHAFVILASALSGSDVAAFARGLRDGLAQRAFGDGIEAVRLRASLGVVVLDASFGDAGAALDAAERALRAARVAPTGIADYVAPQPEAPAQAQSAADQVRDALAENRFELAYQPIVAVAGGDEPQYQTLLRLRDAEGHLHAAAQFLPALESNSLLSEIDHWVLERVLDTLQRRYHEQRPLRLFVPQSPRSLSRDDYADWLLGALEVHGLPGHALVVDLRLADALIHTVTLQQFCQRMMRAGVQFCLSHYEQGRDAEALLAQLPLGYLRLSPRYANAQASSTLRDEMRGVIDRAHRQGLLVIGHQIEDPQAAANLWMSGIDFIQGNLVQRASGDLEFDFHSAVL, from the coding sequence ATGACCGTCGAAGCCATTCGCCATCCCCGCCGTGCCGAAACGCCGCCGCCCCAGCATTGGCGGCGTTGGGGCGCAGACGCGCCTGCGTTCGAACCGGTCATCGCCGACGTTCCCGCGGTGGAAAGCGCGACGACGCAAGCCAAGACGGCGCCGGCCTACCCCGATCCGGGCCTGACCATTATTCCGCAGGACCCCGCGGGCCCGTTCCGCGTACTGATCGCAGAAGACGACCCCAGCCAGGCCAAATTCGCCGAAGGCGTGCTGGCCGGCACCGGCATGCAGACCTTGATCGTGGACAAGCCCGCCGACGTGATCGCGGCGATGGAAAAATTCCGTCCGGACCTGGTGCTGATGGATCTGCACATGCCCGGGCTGGACGGTTTGGCGATCACCAACCGCATCCGCGCGCACGAGCGGCTGATGCACACGCCGGTGGTGTTCCTGACCGGCGACCCGGATCCCGAACGCCAATACGAAGTACTCGCCGGCGGCGCCGACGATTTCCTCAATAAGCCGATCCGGCCGCGGCACCTCGTCGCCGCGGTGCTCAGCCGCGTGCAGCGCGCGCGCCGGTTGGCGCAGAACCGCGCGGCGCCGACGCAGGCGCCGTCCGCCAATCCCTTGACCGGCCTGCTGGAGCGCAGCGATCTGATCGCGCTGATCGGCAACGCGCTCAGCGCCGAACCGCGCCAAGGCACGCTGGTGTTCGCCGAGATCGCAGGCGCGGAACGCCTGCGCGAGAGATTGGGCTACGCCGCGTACGAAGCGCTGATGATCGATGCCGGGCGGCATGTCCAGAGCCTGGCCGAAGAATGCTCGGTCGCGCGGCTCAACGACCATGCCTTCGTGATCCTGGCGTCCGCCTTGTCCGGCAGCGATGTCGCCGCTTTCGCGCGCGGCTTGCGCGACGGCTTGGCGCAACGCGCGTTCGGCGACGGCATCGAAGCGGTGCGGCTGCGCGCGAGCCTTGGCGTGGTGGTGCTGGACGCCAGCTTCGGCGACGCGGGCGCTGCGCTGGATGCCGCCGAGCGCGCCCTGCGCGCTGCGCGCGTGGCGCCGACCGGCATCGCCGATTACGTGGCGCCGCAGCCCGAAGCGCCGGCGCAGGCGCAATCGGCGGCCGACCAGGTCCGCGACGCGCTGGCCGAAAACCGCTTCGAGCTGGCCTACCAGCCGATCGTCGCCGTCGCCGGCGGCGACGAACCGCAATACCAGACGCTGTTGCGGCTGCGCGATGCCGAAGGCCATCTGCATGCGGCCGCGCAATTCCTGCCGGCGCTGGAAAGCAACTCCCTGCTGTCCGAAATCGACCATTGGGTGCTGGAGCGGGTGCTCGACACCTTGCAGAGGCGCTATCACGAGCAGCGCCCGCTGCGCCTGTTCGTGCCGCAATCGCCGCGCTCGCTGTCGCGCGACGACTATGCGGATTGGCTGCTTGGCGCCCTGGAAGTGCACGGCCTGCCCGGCCATGCGCTGGTGGTCGACCTGCGGCTGGCCGATGCGCTGATCCACACCGTCACCCTGCAGCAGTTCTGCCAGCGGATGATGCGCGCTGGCGTGCAGTTCTGCCTGAGCCATTACGAGCAAGGCCGGGACGCCGAAGCGCTGCTCGCGCAACTGCCGCTGGGCTACCTTCGGCTGTCGCCGCGCTACGCCAATGCGCAGGCCAGCTCGACGCTGCGCGACGAAATGCGCGGCGTGATCGACCGCGCGCATCGCCAGGGCCTGCTGGTGATCGGCCACCAGATCGAGGATCCGCAGGCGGCCGCCAACCTGTGGATGAGCGGCATCGACTTCATCCAGGGCAATCTGGTGCAGCGCGCCAGCGGCGATCTCGAGTTCGACTTCCACAGCGCGGTGCTCTAG
- a CDS encoding hybrid sensor histidine kinase/response regulator: protein MALASAIGAALALALEHLGVGGPWRMTALLLVLVTFLSVLAVVLALRNRESELEARLLRAERTRNEVEALQREIRQHQQLEQQLQQAKQAAEAAMMAKGEFLATMSHEIRTPLNGIVPMLDLLLTSPLPQGQRDLVRTAYASSQQLLRIVDDILDYSKLEADRLVLENTVFNLRELLEDVVQWMRHPADMKGLRVNLEIDPSVRLPVRGDPVRLRQVLGNLIGNAVKFTERGGIGLTVRRLGENASQHLLRFEVRDTGIGILPEAQDKLFTAFAQADASTTRLYGGTGLGLAICKRIVDLMGGRIGVASEPGNGASFHFEIPLMKVQGDLEHRPAERNGMRVLLLSTDERLRRRLLMLVPNWGLRLTAVDTVHEALDRLRTAAAQGQPWRYSVVLADLAGMRNTAVPLQRNLQRTGLYGDVRLVCLFGDDGIPDGMQRSEAAFLPRQSPDNELRGALMASDVATAVTAAAAASAAAPRQDAAPTASSVSARQRWQGRLLLVEDNPVNLLVAQQLLKVLGLECDTAVNGELALQAMARTTYDLVLMDCQMPVIDGYTATRRWRQHETALGTKRLPIVAMTANAMAGDRQKCLDAGMDDYLAKPVTRAQLDACLTRWLPALTEPQEGAHPAAVDAIGGVAGGDNPSIPTAAIAHPPSQEAPMLNEETLDELEAMIGSGVAKIIAAFLDNTPRLIAQLKAAAEVPDLPLLRELAHSLKSSSANLGAEALSEAAKRIELGARAHTLERPAAAVAVVVAEYERVRPALLARMPPAAAQRA from the coding sequence ATCGCGCTCGCATCGGCGATCGGCGCGGCGCTGGCGCTGGCGCTTGAGCATCTGGGCGTGGGCGGACCGTGGCGGATGACGGCGCTGCTGCTTGTGCTGGTGACCTTCTTGAGCGTGCTGGCCGTAGTCTTGGCGCTGCGCAACCGCGAGAGCGAACTGGAAGCGCGGCTGTTGCGCGCCGAGCGCACCCGCAACGAAGTCGAAGCGCTGCAGCGCGAGATCCGCCAACACCAGCAACTGGAACAGCAGCTGCAGCAGGCCAAGCAGGCGGCCGAAGCGGCGATGATGGCCAAGGGCGAGTTCCTGGCCACGATGAGCCACGAGATCCGCACGCCGCTCAACGGCATCGTGCCGATGCTCGACTTGCTGCTGACCTCGCCATTGCCGCAAGGCCAGCGCGATCTGGTGCGTACCGCGTACGCGTCTTCGCAGCAGTTGTTGCGCATCGTCGACGACATCCTCGACTACTCCAAGCTCGAAGCCGACCGCCTGGTGCTGGAAAACACCGTCTTCAACCTGCGCGAGCTGCTCGAAGACGTGGTGCAGTGGATGCGCCACCCCGCCGACATGAAAGGCTTGCGGGTGAACCTGGAGATCGACCCGTCGGTGCGCCTGCCGGTGCGCGGCGACCCGGTGCGGCTGCGCCAGGTGCTTGGCAACCTGATCGGCAACGCGGTCAAATTCACCGAGCGCGGCGGCATCGGCCTGACCGTGCGCCGGCTCGGCGAAAACGCCAGCCAGCATTTGCTGCGTTTCGAAGTCCGCGATACCGGCATCGGCATCTTGCCCGAAGCGCAGGACAAGCTGTTCACCGCCTTCGCCCAGGCCGACGCATCGACCACGCGCCTGTACGGCGGCACCGGCCTGGGCCTGGCGATCTGCAAGCGCATCGTCGACCTGATGGGCGGCCGCATCGGCGTCGCCTCCGAACCGGGCAACGGCGCCAGCTTCCATTTCGAAATACCGCTGATGAAGGTGCAGGGCGATCTGGAACATCGTCCTGCCGAACGCAATGGCATGCGCGTGCTGCTGCTGAGCACCGACGAGCGCCTGCGCCGACGCCTGCTGATGCTGGTGCCCAATTGGGGCTTGCGCCTCACCGCGGTGGACACCGTGCACGAAGCGCTCGACCGCCTGCGCACCGCCGCCGCCCAAGGCCAGCCGTGGCGCTATTCGGTGGTGCTGGCGGATCTGGCCGGCATGCGCAACACCGCCGTGCCGCTGCAGCGCAACCTGCAGCGCACCGGGCTGTACGGCGACGTGCGCCTGGTCTGCCTGTTCGGCGACGACGGCATACCCGACGGCATGCAGCGCAGCGAGGCGGCCTTCCTGCCGCGCCAGTCGCCGGACAACGAATTGCGCGGCGCGCTGATGGCCAGCGATGTCGCCACCGCGGTCACTGCGGCGGCCGCGGCGAGCGCCGCCGCGCCGCGGCAGGATGCGGCGCCCACCGCGAGCAGCGTTTCGGCGCGGCAACGCTGGCAGGGTCGCCTGCTGCTGGTGGAAGACAATCCGGTCAACCTGCTGGTCGCGCAGCAATTGCTCAAAGTGCTCGGCCTGGAATGCGACACGGCGGTCAACGGCGAGCTGGCGCTGCAGGCGATGGCGCGCACCACGTACGACCTGGTGCTGATGGACTGCCAGATGCCGGTGATCGACGGCTATACTGCCACGCGCCGCTGGCGCCAGCATGAGACCGCGCTGGGGACCAAACGCCTGCCGATCGTGGCGATGACCGCCAATGCGATGGCCGGCGATCGGCAGAAATGCCTCGATGCCGGCATGGACGATTACTTGGCCAAGCCGGTGACGCGCGCGCAACTCGACGCCTGCCTGACGCGCTGGCTGCCCGCATTGACCGAGCCGCAGGAAGGCGCGCATCCTGCCGCCGTCGATGCCATCGGCGGCGTTGCGGGCGGCGATAACCCATCCATCCCGACGGCGGCCATCGCCCACCCACCGTCGCAGGAGGCGCCGATGCTCAACGAAGAAACCCTGGACGAACTGGAAGCCATGATCGGTTCGGGCGTCGCCAAGATCATCGCCGCCTTCCTCGACAACACGCCGCGCCTGATCGCGCAGCTCAAGGCCGCGGCCGAAGTGCCGGACCTGCCGCTGCTGCGCGAACTGGCCCACAGCCTGAAATCGTCCAGCGCCAACCTCGGCGCCGAGGCGCTGTCCGAAGCGGCCAAGCGCATCGAGCTGGGCGCCCGTGCGCACACGCTCGAACGCCCGGCCGCCGCGGTGGCGGTGGTGGTGGCCGAATACGAACGCGTGCGCCCTGCCCTGCTCGCGCGCATGCCGCCCGCCGCAGCGCAGCGCGCGTAA